In a genomic window of Syntrophales bacterium:
- a CDS encoding thaumatin family protein, translating into MPIRKYPGATMMLILLCLALLPVAALAESDSMASRKILYECQQKAAAFTKNMGKPGNRDLYEQHLKECLDISAPATKAAKPVAAKEDDNPCTKDGQYSISFKNTSNEIVWIGYWDAEASSGMASPEGWTNWQLNSNAVKTMCVGKHFNGRFIVRAGCDTTTGQCREGNCCEAGKTCDKMVCTVGAEPSSLAEFNFDSNIDPVKSPLGVTWYDVSYVDGYNFPIMIESSDVNCGLLGGSKKENCDPATDPDKCQIRSVGQLPGCPWPTLDGVCLGPYVQYRYDNPGYLYEQDYYTLAAKCASPADKICGCGNQCTAEQKAKIPLPQCENSYDLTRPDGTKVTLNSSGCSPFNPYKLQNESYDQLALAQRVCDPLGKKTVPSCQGWPDKYKAYVSAIHDRIPKAYTWQYHDDDSLTSCASKAGQSFVITIGPRPRSTNGNAYPFSINPDKSVKGKVTVNDGKAVDIFGKHPILKALKDGDQVTVTSLLPADPKQMITCKTTYDAASGKLTTSKDNPDCADPLSGFVYNKGALQLGPPDPSVCKPEGQKGRKFTLLPSKTSGSVAITSPDAAKKSVSFDENTKEIELYLDAGYRLTINNECDSLTQVSCKATYDPAAGLKVDDDSIPACKDKDCSIIWNSGNVRQLGFGRPNPSACTPKEEGASKFTIYAGNGFKTRVSINKGTETTYTGPNPIVLLLKEGDAVRMTTTCSNAAQTMTCQVKYSNGYLNLDSGVAQDQCTNAASAAVMGWGKFKNELHPGIPADGCQ; encoded by the coding sequence ATGCCGATCAGAAAGTACCCCGGCGCAACGATGATGCTGATTCTGCTTTGTCTGGCGCTTTTGCCGGTGGCCGCATTGGCGGAAAGCGACAGCATGGCCTCGCGAAAGATCCTTTACGAATGCCAGCAGAAAGCGGCGGCATTCACGAAGAACATGGGCAAGCCCGGAAACCGGGACTTGTACGAACAGCACCTGAAGGAGTGTCTCGACATCTCCGCACCCGCAACAAAGGCTGCGAAGCCTGTCGCTGCGAAGGAAGATGACAACCCCTGCACGAAAGACGGCCAATACTCCATTTCGTTCAAGAACACCAGTAACGAGATCGTCTGGATCGGATACTGGGATGCAGAGGCGTCGAGCGGCATGGCGTCTCCAGAGGGATGGACGAACTGGCAACTGAATTCCAACGCGGTAAAAACCATGTGCGTGGGCAAGCACTTCAACGGTCGTTTTATCGTCCGTGCCGGATGCGATACCACGACTGGCCAGTGCAGGGAAGGGAACTGCTGCGAAGCAGGGAAGACATGCGACAAGATGGTGTGCACCGTGGGTGCCGAACCGTCTTCCCTGGCGGAGTTCAATTTCGATTCCAATATCGATCCGGTCAAGTCTCCGCTGGGTGTCACCTGGTACGACGTCAGTTATGTCGACGGCTACAATTTCCCGATCATGATCGAGTCGAGCGATGTGAACTGCGGGCTTCTGGGGGGATCGAAGAAGGAGAACTGTGATCCTGCAACAGATCCTGATAAATGCCAGATCCGTTCCGTCGGGCAATTGCCGGGTTGCCCCTGGCCGACCCTCGACGGCGTCTGCCTTGGTCCCTATGTGCAGTATCGGTACGACAACCCGGGGTATCTTTACGAACAGGACTATTACACCCTTGCTGCAAAGTGCGCATCACCGGCCGACAAGATCTGCGGCTGTGGAAATCAGTGCACGGCCGAGCAGAAAGCCAAAATCCCGCTCCCCCAGTGTGAGAACAGCTATGACCTGACGCGCCCGGACGGCACGAAGGTCACGCTCAACTCCAGCGGCTGCTCCCCGTTCAATCCATACAAGCTCCAAAATGAATCCTATGACCAGCTTGCCCTGGCTCAGCGCGTCTGCGATCCGCTCGGCAAAAAGACGGTCCCGTCATGCCAGGGCTGGCCGGACAAGTACAAGGCATACGTAAGCGCCATCCACGATCGCATTCCCAAGGCCTACACCTGGCAGTACCATGACGACGACAGCCTGACGAGCTGTGCCAGCAAGGCCGGTCAATCCTTCGTCATCACCATCGGACCACGCCCCCGGAGCACAAACGGGAATGCATATCCATTCTCCATCAATCCGGACAAGAGCGTGAAGGGCAAGGTCACCGTGAACGACGGGAAGGCCGTTGACATCTTTGGAAAACATCCCATCCTGAAGGCCCTGAAGGACGGGGATCAGGTCACGGTCACCTCGCTTCTGCCCGCTGATCCGAAACAGATGATTACCTGCAAAACCACCTATGACGCCGCCTCGGGAAAGCTGACGACCTCGAAGGACAACCCCGACTGTGCGGACCCCCTGAGTGGATTTGTCTACAACAAGGGAGCCCTCCAGCTTGGCCCGCCCGACCCGTCGGTATGCAAACCGGAGGGACAGAAGGGGCGGAAATTCACGCTCCTGCCGAGCAAGACCTCCGGATCGGTCGCGATCACCTCCCCGGATGCGGCCAAGAAGTCCGTTTCGTTCGATGAGAACACGAAAGAGATCGAACTCTATCTGGATGCCGGCTACAGGCTGACCATCAACAACGAGTGCGACAGCCTGACGCAGGTCTCCTGCAAGGCAACGTACGACCCGGCAGCCGGGCTCAAGGTGGATGACGACAGCATTCCGGCCTGCAAGGACAAGGATTGCAGCATTATCTGGAACTCCGGCAACGTCCGCCAGCTCGGTTTTGGACGGCCGAACCCGTCGGCCTGTACGCCGAAGGAGGAGGGGGCGTCAAAATTCACCATTTATGCCGGAAACGGCTTCAAGACCCGCGTCAGCATCAACAAGGGCACCGAGACAACGTACACAGGCCCCAACCCGATCGTACTGCTCCTGAAAGAAGGCGATGCGGTCCGGATGACCACGACCTGCTCCAACGCCGCACAGACGATGACCTGCCAGGTGAAATATTCCAATGGCTATTTGAACCTGGATTCCGGTGTCGCTCAGGACCAGTGCACCAATGCGGCGTCGGCGGCCGTCATGGGATGGGGGAAATTCAAGAACGAGCTGCATCCCGGCATCCCGGCCGATGGCTGCCAATGA
- a CDS encoding acyltransferase, translating to MLNFLPSTILGIIAGFLLCLNVLVWVSILFVFSVPKFLLPIPSLRRVLNRILHWIGENWIAGNSGWMRLTQNTTWDVQGVEGLNYNGWYLVVSNHQSWVDILVMQHLLNRRIPLLKFFIKRELIRVPLMGFAWWALDYPFLYRHSSEYLEKHPEQKGKDFEATRKACEKFAEIPTSVMNFLEGTRFTKEKQARQKSEYRSLLRPKSGGLALAMNVLGEKFNSLLDITIVYPDGIPTFWEFLCGKVKRITVRMKTIEIPQHLMHGDYEEDPAFRDVMHQWVQQLWKDKDMQIQMLREKA from the coding sequence ATGCTGAATTTTCTGCCGTCCACCATTCTGGGAATCATCGCGGGATTTCTTCTGTGCCTCAATGTGCTGGTGTGGGTATCCATTCTGTTCGTATTCAGCGTTCCGAAATTTCTTTTGCCCATCCCGTCGTTGCGCCGGGTGCTGAACAGGATTCTTCACTGGATTGGAGAGAACTGGATAGCCGGCAACAGCGGGTGGATGCGCCTCACGCAAAACACAACCTGGGATGTCCAGGGGGTCGAAGGGCTGAATTACAACGGATGGTACCTGGTTGTCAGCAATCACCAGTCCTGGGTCGATATCCTGGTCATGCAGCACCTGCTGAATCGCCGGATCCCCCTGCTGAAATTCTTCATCAAGAGAGAGCTGATCCGGGTACCCCTGATGGGATTTGCCTGGTGGGCGCTGGATTATCCTTTCCTCTATCGACACAGCTCCGAATACCTGGAAAAGCATCCCGAGCAGAAAGGAAAGGATTTTGAGGCAACGCGCAAGGCCTGTGAGAAATTTGCCGAAATTCCGACCAGCGTGATGAATTTTCTGGAAGGAACACGCTTCACGAAAGAAAAGCAAGCCCGGCAGAAGAGCGAGTACCGGTCTCTCCTGCGCCCCAAATCCGGAGGACTTGCCCTTGCCATGAACGTGCTGGGCGAAAAATTCAACTCCCTGCTGGATATCACCATTGTTTATCCGGACGGGATTCCGACCTTCTGGGAGTTTCTCTGCGGGAAGGTCAAGCGGATCACGGTGCGAATGAAAACTATTGAAATACCACAACATCTGATGCACGGTGATTACGAGGAAGATCCGGCTTTTCGCGATGTGATGCACCAATGGGTGCAGCAGTTGTGGAAGGATAAAGACATGCAGATCCAGATGCTCAGGGAAAAGGCATGA
- a CDS encoding GNAT family N-acetyltransferase has product MKQLPLDAFTQAVQALREVTVNCYFARSVAEKHVAGSIYVDDVAFPRAFYIVHPYGMSLLYGNVHDEFLHSELKDHLLGLRGLRKAAEWMQVFPSEIEARIDRMLGDRLIPCDDDRGRDNPGVAVVKHERVNFTFKPDRFEGFKRGIDLAHYEIREVDADLFNRIDGTVVPKKFWNNASDFISHGAGFSLMVDGQAAATAFSSFRHDGILELGLETRPAFRERGFACVVTARLIEYCLERGLEPVWSCRRGNQGSYNLAVKSGFEPIRHLPFYELILPEKPV; this is encoded by the coding sequence ATGAAGCAGCTGCCCTTGGATGCCTTCACGCAGGCCGTTCAAGCGTTGAGAGAGGTTACCGTCAACTGTTATTTTGCGAGATCGGTCGCCGAGAAGCACGTAGCGGGAAGCATTTACGTGGATGACGTTGCGTTTCCCAGGGCGTTTTACATCGTCCATCCCTATGGAATGTCCCTGCTGTATGGGAATGTCCATGACGAATTTCTGCATTCGGAGCTGAAAGACCATCTGCTGGGGCTTCGCGGCTTGAGAAAGGCGGCGGAGTGGATGCAGGTGTTTCCATCGGAGATCGAGGCGAGAATTGACCGCATGCTCGGTGACCGGTTGATACCCTGCGACGACGATCGAGGACGGGACAACCCCGGGGTTGCCGTCGTCAAGCACGAGCGCGTCAATTTCACGTTCAAACCGGACCGATTTGAAGGTTTCAAGAGAGGCATCGACCTTGCGCATTACGAGATTCGCGAAGTCGATGCGGATCTTTTCAACCGGATCGACGGCACGGTGGTCCCGAAAAAATTCTGGAACAACGCGTCCGATTTTATATCGCACGGTGCCGGGTTTTCGCTCATGGTCGACGGGCAGGCGGCAGCGACGGCTTTTTCATCGTTCCGGCATGACGGGATCCTGGAACTGGGGCTGGAAACCAGGCCAGCGTTCAGGGAGAGAGGCTTTGCCTGCGTTGTCACGGCCAGGTTGATCGAATACTGCCTTGAGAGAGGGCTGGAGCCGGTCTGGTCCTGCCGGCGCGGCAATCAGGGCTCGTACAACCTGGCGGTCAAATCGGGCTTTGAGCCGATCCGGCATCTGCCGTTCTACGAACTGATCCTGCCGGAAAAGCCCGTCTGA
- a CDS encoding NAD(P)/FAD-dependent oxidoreductase, which translates to MTAKDVIIVGSGVGGSAVGALLANTGKFNVTLIEKSRLIGGRFASYQNEGFKLDVGCHMLANCDRGLFGRALEICGCSDYVKWRYAVKPSPVVNFKGQRVRFPYDAEKMGFTKEESDRFMKFFFDISQLSDADCDRLNDVSIADYVSRYVDSDLARGLIGFFTSIYFVTRDDETPIGEYARCQNEIWRNKAVGYPIGGTGAVPEAYCRIIRERGGTVRTGTGVRQIVVEDGRAAGVVLENGEEIRADVVISNATVKDTVNRLVGRDAYPAEFRDRVNGYRYSYSTSILQIALNEKISNDSMIFYIGRSDLSEFERNVEETGDLPDAAPCLMIPVVSNMDPEAAPEGKQLIIVGASAKLPYNSDVAVWKQWEQAIMNSLEVVFPDIRRHILWTASTTPKDIDHFGSEEGSVIGIGQIIGQVGEDRPPIVDPYVRDLYHCSADTGLHGIGGELAMDAAFRLFERLQ; encoded by the coding sequence GTGACGGCGAAAGACGTGATCATTGTCGGAAGCGGGGTAGGGGGCAGCGCCGTCGGCGCCTTGCTGGCGAATACCGGAAAATTCAACGTAACGCTGATCGAAAAGTCGAGATTGATCGGGGGCAGGTTCGCCTCATATCAGAACGAGGGATTCAAGCTGGACGTGGGCTGCCATATGCTGGCGAACTGCGACCGGGGACTCTTCGGAAGGGCCCTTGAGATCTGCGGCTGTTCCGATTACGTGAAGTGGCGCTACGCGGTGAAGCCGTCGCCAGTCGTCAATTTCAAGGGGCAGCGGGTCCGGTTCCCCTACGATGCGGAAAAAATGGGATTCACGAAGGAAGAGTCCGACCGGTTCATGAAGTTTTTCTTCGATATCTCCCAATTGTCCGATGCGGACTGCGACAGGCTGAACGACGTCAGCATCGCGGATTATGTGAGCCGATATGTGGATTCGGACCTGGCGAGAGGGCTGATCGGTTTTTTCACGTCCATATACTTTGTGACGCGGGATGACGAAACGCCCATCGGAGAGTATGCCAGGTGCCAGAATGAAATATGGAGGAACAAGGCGGTCGGCTATCCCATCGGCGGTACCGGGGCAGTTCCCGAGGCCTATTGCCGGATCATCCGGGAGCGCGGCGGCACGGTCCGGACGGGAACGGGCGTCCGGCAGATCGTCGTGGAGGACGGCAGGGCGGCGGGGGTCGTTCTGGAAAACGGAGAAGAAATCAGGGCGGACGTCGTGATCAGCAACGCGACCGTGAAAGACACGGTGAATCGACTGGTCGGAAGGGATGCGTACCCGGCGGAATTCAGGGACAGGGTGAACGGCTACCGGTATTCCTACAGCACCTCCATCCTCCAGATCGCCCTGAACGAAAAGATATCCAACGATTCCATGATCTTTTATATCGGACGGAGCGATCTCAGCGAGTTTGAACGGAACGTTGAAGAGACGGGAGATCTGCCGGACGCGGCCCCATGCCTGATGATCCCGGTCGTGTCGAACATGGATCCGGAGGCGGCCCCGGAGGGGAAACAGCTGATCATCGTGGGCGCCTCGGCGAAACTGCCGTACAACTCCGACGTTGCCGTCTGGAAACAATGGGAACAGGCGATCATGAACTCGCTGGAGGTCGTGTTTCCCGATATACGGAGGCACATCCTCTGGACCGCTTCGACGACTCCGAAGGACATCGACCACTTCGGCAGCGAAGAGGGCTCCGTGATCGGCATCGGCCAGATCATCGGCCAGGTCGGCGAAGACCGTCCGCCGATCGTCGATCCGTACGTACGGGACCTTTACCATTGCAGCGCCGACACGGGCCTGCACGGCATCGGCGGAGAGCTGGCCATGGATGCTGCGTTCAGGCTCTTCGAGCGGCTGCAGTGA
- a CDS encoding Solitary outer membrane autotransporter beta-barrel domain, with protein sequence METIAILDGEDGISGGFFNFDANDSTLSITKFGGRSTIGEPKPISDTGLKWVPLLGGCIGYSTARNNFTDSPLLAGNEDKYTSYAAGFEFGARILLTDSFSIGLAFGLIYSQTTSSFHAATPAGIELQLNYGKHLVDWYVDTVSFAPSLDVQYRKKWMEHWMLTLTSRYTWFKTRDVATSSNYIRISGSSTYWENSADLDVRLPLKVFDFPLHTGLFASAGILGGDIREGLNSDVIYTLGSRLMAGDLKGRWMLDQIGVGISYVKSNTFSGLSWGLSMSFAP encoded by the coding sequence GTGGAAACCATTGCCATCCTGGACGGCGAAGACGGGATCTCGGGAGGTTTCTTCAACTTTGACGCAAACGACTCGACCTTGAGCATCACGAAATTCGGAGGGCGGAGCACCATAGGTGAACCGAAGCCGATCTCCGATACCGGACTGAAATGGGTTCCGCTTCTGGGCGGCTGCATAGGCTATTCTACCGCCAGGAACAACTTTACCGACAGTCCCCTGCTGGCCGGAAATGAAGACAAATACACTTCCTATGCCGCCGGATTTGAGTTTGGCGCCAGAATCCTTCTGACGGACTCGTTCAGCATCGGACTTGCCTTCGGCCTGATCTACTCGCAGACAACCAGTTCGTTCCATGCGGCTACACCGGCAGGCATCGAATTACAGCTGAACTACGGGAAGCATCTGGTTGACTGGTATGTTGACACCGTATCGTTCGCCCCGTCCCTGGATGTTCAATACAGGAAAAAATGGATGGAGCATTGGATGCTCACCCTGACCTCCCGCTACACCTGGTTCAAGACCCGGGATGTGGCCACATCGTCCAATTACATCAGGATTTCGGGAAGCTCGACGTACTGGGAAAACAGCGCCGACCTGGACGTCAGGCTTCCCTTAAAGGTTTTCGATTTCCCCCTGCATACGGGACTCTTCGCCTCTGCCGGTATTCTGGGAGGGGATATTCGCGAGGGCCTGAACAGCGATGTCATCTATACGCTGGGCAGCCGACTCATGGCGGGCGATCTGAAAGGCCGATGGATGCTCGACCAGATTGGGGTTGGGATATCCTACGTCAAATCGAACACATTCAGTGGCTTATCATGGGGGTTAAGCATGTCTTTTGCCCCATGA
- a CDS encoding alpha/beta hydrolase has protein sequence MNRLRFALVILLTLLLFSGCALLKVREDVQFSKESSLLFGEIVSSSSPGKPIYVIAYSIDDGRLSVGDYAVLSEPGPYELLVRQGRYRLFAFEDANGNAAFDPGERAGHHEKGAPLTPQPGGVAWGLDFRISKDGGRPAPPLAGPMTAYSGGRKKHPTSAGAIADLSDPSFSAEQGEKGFWEPLESFQSAGCSIYFLEPYNPKKIPVLFVHGAAGSPQDWRYFLKTIDRSRYQPWIFQYPSGARLETLSFFLRKKLYDLHGKYNFDQLFVVAHSMGGLVSRSALIERDQHNRSVRLFISISTPWNGESRAKTGVEHSPAVIPSWKDMEPDSDFIRRVFSKKLPETMRYYLFFGHKGGGSLFRGNNDNTVTLESMLDPRAQADARKVMGFNEDHLSILSSPEVFRQYEAIAEVTEANVKKNLASSRGYVDVRHDFSPPDTKPPPQMALVLVPAKGDGGETQFKLNPLTTRQETGAIPPGDYEATLCALGFRSEPANLPVSIAAGKITDVRYTLVPQGMVAGIITAAAGAGDNYWGYFLDLAGKNKVRSVALEGAGIRRTLAPSDGMSEREVLKAFLSSKDYLCRNGFVFFGLPAGDYTLAIEAEGCEPYSTKVSVKPGEFIPPSPFRLVPK, from the coding sequence ATGAACCGATTACGATTCGCGCTGGTGATTCTTCTGACCCTCCTTCTTTTCAGCGGCTGCGCGCTACTGAAGGTGAGGGAGGACGTTCAGTTTTCGAAAGAGTCTTCCCTTCTTTTCGGCGAAATCGTCAGTTCCTCCTCCCCTGGGAAACCCATCTATGTGATCGCCTACAGCATCGACGACGGCCGCCTTTCCGTCGGCGATTATGCCGTGCTGTCGGAGCCCGGTCCCTACGAGCTTCTCGTTCGGCAGGGGCGCTACCGTCTCTTTGCCTTCGAAGACGCCAACGGCAATGCCGCCTTTGATCCCGGGGAGCGGGCGGGACACCATGAAAAGGGAGCCCCCCTCACACCACAGCCGGGAGGGGTCGCCTGGGGACTCGACTTCAGAATTTCAAAAGATGGCGGCCGGCCCGCCCCCCCGCTGGCCGGCCCCATGACCGCTTATTCCGGCGGCAGGAAAAAGCATCCGACATCGGCGGGCGCCATCGCCGATCTGAGCGATCCGTCCTTCTCCGCGGAGCAGGGTGAGAAGGGATTCTGGGAGCCCCTGGAATCGTTTCAATCCGCCGGATGCAGCATCTATTTTCTCGAACCCTACAATCCCAAAAAGATCCCGGTGCTGTTCGTCCACGGCGCGGCGGGCTCCCCGCAAGACTGGAGGTATTTCCTCAAAACCATCGACCGCTCCCGATACCAGCCGTGGATATTCCAATATCCGTCCGGGGCGAGGCTGGAGACGCTGTCCTTCTTCCTGAGAAAGAAGCTGTACGATCTCCACGGAAAATACAATTTCGACCAGCTGTTCGTCGTGGCGCACAGCATGGGCGGCCTGGTTTCCAGGTCGGCCCTGATCGAGAGGGACCAGCACAACCGGAGCGTGAGGCTCTTCATCTCGATATCCACGCCCTGGAACGGGGAAAGCAGGGCGAAAACCGGCGTGGAGCATTCTCCCGCCGTCATTCCCAGTTGGAAAGACATGGAGCCGGACAGCGATTTCATCCGCCGCGTCTTCTCGAAGAAGCTTCCCGAGACCATGCGATACTACCTCTTCTTTGGCCACAAGGGGGGAGGGAGCCTCTTTCGTGGGAACAACGACAACACCGTGACGCTGGAGAGCATGCTCGACCCGCGGGCCCAGGCCGATGCCAGGAAAGTGATGGGCTTCAACGAGGACCACTTGAGCATCCTCAGCAGCCCGGAGGTCTTCCGGCAGTACGAGGCCATCGCGGAGGTGACGGAGGCCAACGTCAAAAAGAACCTGGCTTCCTCCCGCGGATATGTAGATGTCCGGCATGATTTCAGTCCGCCCGACACGAAGCCTCCCCCGCAAATGGCGCTGGTTCTTGTTCCAGCGAAAGGAGATGGCGGGGAAACGCAGTTCAAGCTCAATCCCTTGACGACAAGGCAGGAAACCGGGGCGATCCCGCCCGGCGATTACGAAGCGACACTCTGTGCGCTGGGATTCCGATCCGAGCCGGCCAACCTCCCCGTTTCCATAGCCGCCGGCAAGATCACCGATGTCCGCTACACCCTGGTTCCCCAGGGGATGGTTGCCGGGATCATCACGGCGGCCGCCGGGGCCGGGGACAACTACTGGGGATACTTCCTGGATCTGGCCGGGAAAAACAAGGTCCGGTCCGTCGCGCTGGAAGGCGCGGGGATCCGGCGCACCCTCGCGCCCTCGGACGGCATGAGCGAGCGGGAAGTCCTGAAGGCGTTTCTCTCGTCGAAAGACTACCTGTGCCGGAACGGCTTTGTCTTCTTCGGTCTTCCTGCCGGGGATTACACCCTGGCCATCGAGGCGGAGGGCTGCGAGCCCTATTCCACAAAGGTCTCGGTTAAGCCGGGAGAGTTCATCCCTCCCTCGCCTTTTCGGCTCGTCCCGAAATAG
- a CDS encoding enoyl-CoA hydratase/isomerase family protein: MNAFRTILFEEIETRVGLVTLNRPKHLNAISGVMLDEFDELFAVLSRDDAIRVLVITGAGRGFCSGANLDDSMIHGETRTFSDPAQFLEKVQERFAALTLGLRRIPQPVIAAINGVAAGGGFSIAMASDVRVATPEASFIASFANLGLTGGELGSSYFLPRLIGVARASEILFTGRKVKADEAERIGLVNRVVSAENLIEAALSYARPMLAKDSGALKLTKRVLDQNIDAPSLEAAVNLENRNQALMVFSGGFFKLIQPFFKGGAGD; the protein is encoded by the coding sequence ATGAATGCATTCCGGACCATCCTGTTTGAAGAGATCGAGACCCGGGTGGGCCTCGTCACCCTGAACCGGCCGAAGCATCTCAACGCCATCAGCGGCGTGATGCTGGACGAATTCGATGAACTGTTCGCCGTTCTGTCGAGGGACGACGCTATCCGGGTCCTGGTCATCACCGGTGCGGGCCGGGGATTCTGCTCCGGGGCGAACCTGGACGACTCGATGATCCACGGGGAGACCAGGACCTTCTCCGACCCGGCGCAGTTCCTGGAGAAGGTCCAGGAGCGCTTCGCCGCTTTGACACTGGGCCTGCGGCGCATTCCCCAGCCGGTCATCGCCGCCATAAACGGTGTGGCGGCGGGAGGCGGCTTTTCCATAGCCATGGCCAGCGACGTCCGGGTGGCAACACCGGAGGCCTCCTTCATCGCCTCCTTCGCCAACCTTGGGCTAACCGGCGGCGAATTGGGCTCTTCCTATTTCCTGCCCCGGCTGATCGGTGTCGCCCGGGCGTCGGAAATCCTCTTCACCGGCCGGAAGGTGAAGGCCGACGAGGCCGAGCGGATCGGACTGGTCAATCGGGTCGTGTCCGCGGAGAACCTGATCGAGGCGGCCCTTTCCTATGCCCGCCCCATGCTCGCCAAGGATAGCGGGGCTCTGAAGCTGACGAAACGGGTCCTCGACCAGAACATTGACGCGCCGTCGCTGGAGGCGGCGGTGAACCTGGAGAACCGCAATCAGGCCCTCATGGTCTTTTCCGGCGGGTTCTTCAAGCTGATCCAGCCGTTCTTCAAAGGCGGCGCGGGTGACTGA
- a CDS encoding PAS domain S-box protein, whose protein sequence is MKSSSDRQGIMKLHPLTLKYAGDSSTLETPFQSDHFRASLPHNRAAMIVGALFYSAFGVLDYLLMPENKGMTWLIRFAVIDPLIIATFLLSFTRSFERYGNQMITAVAILAGAGIIWMIVIAPPPIGYSYYAGLLLLFMWVYAFVRIPFLMATLTGWVVVALYEIAAVWIVQTPMVVLVSNNFFFISANIIGMIACYSLEYQARRNFFLARQVEREREQVNRINEELESQTIEYQSVNRTLEREVAERRKAEEELRESQEVYTKLVDSIPDVIVRTDLDGNILFVNDNTLKISGYSRGDIEGRNMLAFVTPEDRERLKQNAKLMQERRLGPREYQLIMKGGRKVPFELHGDVLRDRDGAPFGLAFVCRDLSDRRQAEEEKQYREKLQGVLEMAGAVCHEMNQPMQVISGLSELLLMNAPENEPQRGKLKTIFEQVQRMHKITGRLMAIRKYRTKDYAGFARIVDIHESHDDPSTDAERANGGIEKEEDPARGRRGGDSESLERGPGISGL, encoded by the coding sequence ATGAAATCAAGTTCGGACCGTCAGGGCATCATGAAACTGCATCCGCTGACCCTGAAATATGCCGGCGACTCGTCTACCCTCGAGACACCGTTTCAATCTGACCACTTCCGGGCATCTCTCCCCCACAACCGGGCCGCCATGATCGTGGGGGCTCTCTTTTATTCCGCTTTCGGTGTCCTTGATTATCTGCTCATGCCCGAAAACAAGGGCATGACATGGCTGATCCGCTTTGCCGTCATCGATCCCCTGATTATCGCAACCTTCCTGCTGTCGTTTACAAGATCCTTCGAACGTTATGGAAATCAAATGATCACGGCCGTGGCCATCCTGGCCGGTGCCGGAATCATCTGGATGATCGTCATTGCCCCGCCACCGATCGGTTATTCCTATTACGCGGGCCTCCTGCTTCTTTTCATGTGGGTTTACGCCTTTGTACGCATTCCCTTTCTCATGGCAACGTTGACCGGCTGGGTGGTGGTGGCCCTGTACGAGATCGCCGCAGTCTGGATCGTCCAGACGCCCATGGTCGTGCTGGTCAGCAACAATTTCTTCTTCATCAGTGCCAACATCATCGGGATGATCGCCTGTTATTCCCTGGAATACCAGGCCCGGCGGAACTTTTTCCTGGCGCGGCAGGTCGAGAGGGAGCGGGAGCAGGTCAACAGGATCAACGAGGAACTGGAAAGCCAGACAATCGAGTACCAGAGTGTCAACCGGACGCTCGAGCGGGAGGTCGCCGAACGCCGGAAAGCCGAGGAGGAACTGCGGGAAAGCCAGGAAGTGTACACGAAACTGGTCGACTCCATCCCCGATGTCATTGTCCGCACCGACCTCGACGGCAACATCCTCTTTGTGAACGACAACACCCTGAAGATCAGCGGTTATTCCAGGGGCGACATTGAAGGCCGGAATATGCTGGCTTTCGTGACACCCGAAGACCGGGAAAGGCTGAAGCAAAACGCGAAGCTCATGCAGGAGAGAAGGCTCGGCCCCAGGGAATATCAATTGATCATGAAGGGTGGACGGAAGGTTCCCTTTGAGCTGCATGGCGATGTCCTGCGCGACAGGGACGGAGCGCCCTTTGGACTCGCCTTTGTCTGCCGCGACCTGTCGGACCGCAGGCAGGCGGAGGAGGAAAAGCAGTACCGGGAAAAACTACAGGGCGTCCTGGAGATGGCGGGAGCCGTGTGCCACGAGATGAACCAGCCCATGCAGGTCATCTCCGGGCTTTCCGAACTCCTCCTGATGAACGCCCCGGAAAACGAGCCACAGCGCGGCAAGCTCAAGACCATCTTCGAGCAGGTCCAGAGGATGCACAAAATCACCGGCAGGCTGATGGCGATCCGAAAATACAGGACAAAGGACTACGCAGGATTCGCCAGGATCGTCGACATTCACGAATCCCACGATGACCCTTCAACGGACGCGGAGAGAGCGAATGGAGGAATCGAAAAAGAAGAAGATCCTGCTCGTGGACGACGAGGAGGAGATTCTGAATCTCTTGAAAGAGGCCCTGGAATCAGCGGGCTATGA